A section of the Marinimicrobium koreense genome encodes:
- a CDS encoding helix-turn-helix domain-containing protein has product MGDVIERIKVICKSEGLTREELVSKTGMNYARWHNLMNNRGVMRPEEIVLTGKAFPEDKHWIVFGEELPEAGQISPESKD; this is encoded by the coding sequence ATGGGCGACGTCATAGAGCGAATTAAAGTTATATGTAAATCGGAGGGATTGACGCGGGAAGAGCTGGTATCAAAAACGGGGATGAACTATGCCCGGTGGCATAATTTGATGAATAACAGAGGAGTGATGCGGCCCGAAGAGATCGTATTAACAGGAAAAGCATTTCCGGAAGATAAACATTGGATAGTATTTGGAGAAGAGCTTCCAGAAGCAGGACAGATAAGCCCGGAAAGTAAAGACTGA
- a CDS encoding Gfo/Idh/MocA family protein — MSPALQSDHEGLELGRGGELMRYVVVGTGNISNTYINALTERPGSELVGAVSRSGRPLSAAPELPVWPSIDAVDADFDAVILATPNGLHHQGAIDAAARGKHVLTEKPLDISIEAMDRMTDACNRAGVVLAVCYQRRTRPDNQAIKALMAQSAFGRIYAVDLAAKFYRDQAYYDSGDYRGGLALDGGGPFMQQACHNLDIYTWLFGLPGQVVSMLGTFAHDIEAEDHGAALMRHEDGMIGTVVASTAARPGFAARMEVHAERGSFTLTDDVVTQWVVDGVDNPSAPGDHYQHDGATSAAVTDTTAHQAIIEDFEAAVRDGREPLAGATSARLTTELILSIYQNAV, encoded by the coding sequence ATGTCACCTGCTCTCCAATCAGACCATGAAGGTCTGGAGCTCGGAAGAGGAGGTGAACTGATGCGCTATGTGGTCGTAGGTACCGGGAATATCAGCAATACTTATATCAATGCGCTGACCGAGCGGCCGGGCAGTGAGCTGGTGGGGGCGGTGTCCCGTTCCGGACGGCCGCTGTCAGCGGCGCCGGAACTGCCGGTCTGGCCTTCGATTGACGCGGTGGATGCCGATTTCGATGCGGTGATTCTGGCCACGCCCAATGGGTTGCATCACCAGGGCGCGATCGATGCGGCGGCGCGGGGCAAGCATGTGCTGACCGAGAAACCGCTGGATATCAGTATCGAGGCGATGGATCGGATGACCGACGCCTGTAACAGGGCGGGTGTGGTGCTGGCGGTCTGTTACCAGCGGCGCACCCGACCGGATAATCAGGCCATCAAGGCCTTGATGGCGCAGAGTGCCTTCGGACGAATTTACGCGGTGGATCTGGCAGCCAAGTTTTATCGGGATCAGGCCTACTATGACAGCGGCGATTATCGCGGTGGCCTGGCACTGGATGGTGGCGGTCCCTTCATGCAGCAGGCCTGTCATAACCTGGATATTTATACCTGGCTGTTCGGTTTACCCGGGCAGGTGGTCAGTATGTTGGGGACCTTTGCCCACGATATTGAGGCGGAGGATCACGGTGCGGCGCTGATGCGTCACGAGGATGGGATGATCGGTACGGTGGTGGCTTCAACTGCGGCCCGGCCCGGTTTTGCGGCGCGGATGGAAGTGCATGCCGAGCGCGGCAGTTTTACCCTGACCGACGATGTGGTAACCCAGTGGGTGGTGGATGGGGTGGACAACCCGAGTGCACCCGGGGATCACTATCAGCACGATGGCGCGACCAGCGCGGCGGTGACGGACACTACCGCGCATCAGGCAATCATCGAGGATTTTGAAGCGGCCGTTCGTGATGGCCGTGAACCTCTGGCCGGAGCGACCTCGGCCCGACTGACCACGGAGCTGATTCTGTCGATTTATCAGAACGCGGTTTAA
- a CDS encoding nuclear transport factor 2 family protein has translation MKAFLGAAALVLCSTPAFSADCLEADALKRLDGQYEDALRVGNPEFMRVLLADDFVWVHNHAVAAEDKATLVGRLGEGHEVPLARRSEQVAYRRLDNTAVLSGFTTVEKAPREEGGEVRGNKYHFMRTYVAVEGECHLLSNQTMKVWSSEEEVN, from the coding sequence ATGAAAGCCTTCCTTGGCGCTGCGGCGCTTGTCCTGTGTTCCACCCCAGCGTTTTCTGCTGATTGCCTGGAGGCGGATGCCCTCAAACGTCTGGATGGCCAGTACGAAGACGCGCTGCGGGTGGGCAATCCTGAGTTTATGCGCGTTCTTCTGGCCGATGACTTTGTCTGGGTGCACAACCATGCCGTGGCGGCGGAGGATAAAGCGACGCTGGTCGGTCGATTGGGTGAAGGGCATGAAGTGCCCTTGGCCCGTCGTTCGGAGCAGGTGGCGTATCGGCGTCTGGATAACACGGCGGTGCTCAGTGGCTTTACCACGGTAGAGAAGGCGCCTCGTGAAGAAGGGGGTGAGGTGCGGGGCAACAAGTATCACTTTATGCGCACCTACGTTGCGGTGGAGGGTGAATGTCACCTGCTCTCCAATCAGACCATGAAGGTCTGGAGCTCGGAAGAGGAGGTGAACTGA